From Orenia metallireducens:
GGAAAGACTGCATTGGCTTTAAATATTGCTCAACATGCAGCTGTAAAGGAGAAGAAGTCAGTAGCTATCTTCTCTTTAGAGATGTCTAAGTCACAGTTGGTACAGAGAATGTTATGCTCTGAGGCACAAGTAGATAGCCATCGTTTAAGAACAGGATTTTTAAATGAGAATGATTGGCGGAGAATCTCTCAAGGTGCTGGGCGTTTAGGTGAGTCTAAGATATTTATAGATGATACTCCAGGTATTACAGTAATGGAGATGAGGGCTAAAGCAAGAAGAATTCAAGCTGAGCATGGTTTAGATTTAATCTTAATTGACTATTTACAGTTGATGACTGGTGGATCAAGTTCTGAAAGTAGGCAACAAGAAGTTTCTGATATATCTCGTTCCTTAAAAGGTTTGGCTCGTGAACTTAATGTTCCTGTTGTATCATTGTCTCAGCTAAGTCGTGCAGTAGAACAGCGTAATGACAAACGACCTCAACTTAGTGACTTACGTTCTAGTGGTTCTATTGAGCAGGATGCTGATGTAGTAGCATTTATTTATCGTGATGATTATTATAATCCAGATTCTGAACGTGCTGGAATTACAGAGATAATTATTGGTAAGCAACGTAATGGTCCAGTAGGTACTGTTGAATTGGCTTTCCAAAAAGAGTATACGAAGTTTGTTGATTTATCTAAAAGAGAAGAAAAATAAATTTGAAAGGGTAAAATAATCATTCGATTATTTTACCCTTTCTTAATTAAAGATGTAAGATTCAAGGAATATGGTAATTTGTGTCGAAAAATATAAACGAAGATATTAGTGAATATTTTTAAATTAAAAATTTAGTTGGTGATATAAAATGGATAAACTCAACAAATCAAGTATGTACCAAATGATAGTTATTATATTAATGCAAACAATGTTATTGTTATTTATGGCGACATGGAAGGAGATTGATTTATTTGGAATCTCTTATGATAAACTACTGAATATAGTAATTTTTGTGGTGGTTGGTTTGTCTCTACTATCGCTTATTGTGGTTAAAGAGATATATAAGGTGATAGAGTATGAGACTGAATTTAAGATTCAACAGATTAAATTAGAGGAGAATAAGAGGTTAATACAGACTTTAAGAAGTCAAAAACATGATTTTTTAAATCATTTACAGACAATCTATGGGATGGTACAACTTAATAAGCAGGATAAAGTCAAGGAGTATATTAAGTCTTTAAATAATGACTTGTCTGAAATTAAATTTACCAGTGATGGTCTATCCAACTCTATTCTAGATTCAATCTTAATTCCTAAAAAGCTTGAAGCAATAAAGCAAGGTGTTTCATTTACTTATAAGGTTGAAAGAGGGGTTGAAGATGTTGATTTTCCTCTAGATAAGTTATTTAGAATCGTCTCTAACTTGGTTGATAATGCTATTGACGCTATGGAAGGGTTTAATGGTAAGAAGGAGATTAGGTTGATAGGAAAGAATAATGGTGATAATTATCATTTATCGGTTTACAACATAGGTCCTATCATAGAAGAGGAGCTACAGCACCAAATCTTTGAACCAGGTTTTTCTACTAAAGGAGATGGGAGGGGTTTTGGGCTACATATTATTAAGTCCTTAATTGAAGAGAGAGAAGGGAAATTAGAGTTAAAGAGTGAAGCTGGTTTTGGAACTGAATTTACTTGTATCTTAAAGAAAAAATGAAGGTATAGAGTTGTCCAACTTCAGAATGAAATTTAAATTAATATGTGATTTTTAGTACTTAATAAAAAATCTTAAAATAATTTTTGCTACGGAACCTGAGTGTCTTTTATCCGTGTTAGTCTATAGTTAAAGTATGTTTTGAATTTACTTTAGATTTACATATCTATATGGATAAACAACCATAAAAAGAAATTTGAAGCCTTAATTTTACTACACGTCCTGAGGGTAATTTTCCCCAAGTAAGTACTCTTGGGGTGAATCTACAGGAATTAACACTAATGAATGATTAAAAATTCTTTAAAACCCAAATATTACTAAATTGATTTTACAGATATTTTAAGACTTTATCTTTTTACTGATTACTACTTACTGTTATTCAACCTTACTTTAATTAAATTTTGTTCTAAAGTTGGGTTGAGCAAGGAGGATTAAATGGAATTATCACTTATTAAGATTATATTAGTGGTTTTGCCTGAAAGCTTATTATTTAGCTATGTAAGCTTAGGATTGATTGGAATTAAGACTAAAGTAATAAATCATTTCAAGATAACTATATTTTTTACTTTTTTCCTAGTAATTGTTAGAAATATATTGGGGCTGTATGGCTTGCATGTGATTTTAGGAGCTTTGTTTTTAAGCTTAGTTTTAAAAGTAATAGTAAAAATTGACTGGAATATGGCGTTGATAGCTACATTGTTAATTTATATACTATCCTTTTTGGGGGAAATTATTGTGGCAGAAATCTTATCTTATTGGAATTTTGAAGCGGTGGATTTTATTAGTGGTGATAGTTTAAGTAAATTTTTGACCTTCTTTTATTTAAGTAGGGTGCCTCTAGTAATAGCTGCTATAAAGATTTATTGGGGAGAGGTGAATCTCTTGAAAATTTAAGAGATTGAATAGAGAGAGTAATAATTAATTTTTGGCAATAAATTGGTTGACTTCTTGCTTAAAAGAAGATTGGGAGGAAGGATGGATGGAATTATCGATTATTCAACTTGTATTCAGTACCTTTCCTGAAGGATTATTGATTGGCTATGTAGGTTTGGGATTGGTAGGAATTAAACTTAAAGTAATTGACTATATCAAGATATCGATTATAGATATGATTTTTTTAATAGTTGTCAGAAATATATTAAAGCTATATGGTTTACATGTGATTTTAGGAGTTTTATTTTTGAGCTTACTTTTTAAGGTGATAGTAAAAATTGAGTGGGAGCTGGCGCTGATAGCGTCCTTATTGGCTTATATTCTACTGTTCTTAGGAGAGCTGATTCTGGCGACAATCTTATCTTATTGGCAATTTGAAGTGGTAAGTTTTATTAATTGTAATGATTTAGTCAAGTTTATGATTTTTTCTTATTTGAGTAAATTACCTTTACTGATTTCTGCTGTAATGATTTATCTGGGAGATATAAATCTTTTTAAGAGCTATGTGTTGAAGAGATGAGCTGAATTATAGTTATAAATTAGAAGATTAAGGCTAGTTTTTGCTTAAAAGAAGATTAAGGGGGAAAGATAAATGGAATTATCGTTTATTCAGCTTATATTGGCTATTTTACCTGAGTCACTATTAATTAGTTATGTTGGTTTAGGGTTGTTGGGTATTAGAGTTAAAATGGTTGATTATATCAAGATATCAGTTATATACATATTTTTTTTAGTAATTATTAGAAATATATTTAAGTTGTATGGGTTACATGTAATCTTAGGATTTTTATTTTTTGTAGTTCTCTTCAAGATAATAGTTAAAGTTGATTGGCATATTTCGATTATATCTTCTTTAGTAGGTTATATTATATCTTTTTTAGGAGAAGTATTGATTATGCCCCCAATCCTTGATTGGTTAAAGTTAGATCTGGTAAGAATCTTTAATGGTAATTTGATTAAATTCTTGGTTTTCTTTTACTTAGCTAAACTCCCATTAATGATTGCTGCAATCTTGATTTACCTGTGTGATTTTAGTATTATTAGCATAGATAGAGAGATGGAGAATCTGTGAATTGAGCCTCAACCTTGGATTAGTTATACTTCCTTTGGTAAATAATTAAGGATAAAGATTATACTCTTATTGATTGTTCCCTAGCTTATTGTAGCTAGGGATTTTTAGATTAAATAATAAGAGATTTGTTTGATGGAGATAATTAGTTGAATTCGATGTTAATCTTTGCTATTAGAGTACATAATTATTCCTAAAGGGACAGATTTAATCATTTAAATTGGTCTAATCTGCTTGAAACAATAAATTAAAGTATTTTATTGCAATATTTTACATAAAGTGATATAATTACAATATAGAGAAGATAGAGGAGAAATTAATCTGGAAAAATATGTTCCTTTCTATATCTTTGCTAGATACCTTTAAAAGGAAAACTTAATCTAAAAAGGAATAATAATATCTAATTAGCGGGGGTGAAAGATGGACAAGTTAGGATTGTTAAGTAATAAAGTAGTTGCTTATTATTATAGAGATTACTCTGATGATGAGAGAGAGATAATGGGTTATGGGCTGAGGATGATATTAGTAACTATCATCGACTTACTAGCAGTAGTGGTTTTAGGGGGAATTGTCGGTGTACCTGGATTGGCAGTAACTACTGTAATTAGTATCGGTATAATTAGAAGGTTCTCAGGGGGGTTTCATGCCTCTACCGTTCTAAGGTGTGCTTTATTGGGGGCGGTGGTCTCTGTGGGGTCAGGACTTTTAGCCGATTATTTAGCAGTAAGTATAGATAGGGAAATTATCTTTATATTGTTATGGATGGTACTGTTAGTAGGGGCTATTCTCATTTATTGTTATACCCCAGCAGGGGTGAAGGAGAAACCACTGACTTCTCTACCTAAACGGGTTAGGTTAAAGATCTATTCTTTTGTTGTTTTCTTTATTGTATTAGTGATTGATTTTAGTTTATATTTAACATTAGAGGTAGATAGCTATGTCTTAAGTAGTCTATTTGGGGTTATTTGGCAGATGTTTACTATAACTCCGCTAGCTTATAAATTATTTAATAAAGAGTATATAAGGGTAGATAGTATAAGAAGGGGGGTGAGTCGATGAAGGTAAAAGAGATTGTGGCTAAGCTGTTAAAGAGATCAGCTGAGCAGAATGTAGCTGCTGCATGCACTATGGGATCTTACCAACCTGAGTTGCCTGAGGCTTTAAAAGAAGATAAGTAAGAGTTAAATTAAAACTGGTCCTTAGCTAGGGATCAGTTTTAATTTTTTTATTTCTCTTCTTAATAATTTATTATTTTTCAAATCTATAGATTAGGAGGTGATTGAATTTGTGAAAAGATAGAATAGCTTATTACTAATCTCATTAATAATATTTATATTTATCTTCATTTAAATAAAACTTAAGCCACATGCTTTAGCTTGTGGCGAGATTATATCAGAAAAAGGGGGAGAATTGAATAAAATGAAAATATGTAATAAAATACTAGTCTTACTTATATTATTCACTTTAGCTTTTACGCTGACTGCTTGTCAAGTAGAACAGACTAGACAAGACCAGCAAGTAATAAAGCCAGAAGATATACCAGAGTATGTATTAGTACAAGAAAGATTAATAGATTCAGATGGAAAAGTTTATGGTACAGTAGATTATGACTATAATGATTATGGTCAAATAATTGAGGTGATTTACAAAAATGAAGCTGGTAAGGTAATAGAGCATAAGAAGTATAGATATAATGATAAAGGCTTACTAGTAGAGAGAAAAGTACTTAAAGTAGTAGATGATTGGACTAAGTACTCTTGGAGAGGAGGGACTTATGATTTAAAAGAATTGAATAAAAAGAGAGTAGTCCATGAAAATATGTACTTAAATAAAGGGACAAGTAGCTATCAATACAATGATAAGAATCAACTAGTATATTTTGAAGAGAAGAATGAAGAAGGTAAGAAAGTTAGATGGATGAGGTTTAAGTATCATAGTAATGGAAATATAAAATCAAGATATACAGAGCATGCTAATGGTTATAAAGAAGAGTATTATTTTGATGAAGACGGAAAGTGGATAAAAAGAATAAAAAATGAATACCATGGAAAAAAAATAGAAACAGCAAAACGAGATAAATATGGAAATGTTACAGAAACAACTGAAAAAAATGAAGAAGGAGAAGTTACTGATAAGGCATTCTTTAAAAATGAATATAAAGATGGAACATTAAGGAAATCAATTGTAGAAGATGATTATGGTTCATTTATATTTGAATATGATGAAGATGGGAATAAAACGAAATATATACAGAAAAGTAGAAGTGGGATGATATTAGATTGGGAAGAATATAAATATAATGATAAAGGAAAGCAAGTTTTACGTATAGTAAAGAATGAGGACGGTAAAATCATAGGTAAGTATAAGACAATATGGGAATATGATAAAAATGATAACATAATAAAAGGACAAGGGATTAATTTATTAAAAGAAGATGCAAAAAATAGTTGGAAGGAATATCAATATAAAAAATTAAACTAGAAGAAAGGAAAAAATATGAATAGAGAAGAAAAGTTAATAGAAAATATCAATAAAAGAATAAATGATTTAAAAATTAAAAGTGGTAAAGTAGTTGGTTTTGGAAGAGATTATGATGAAGACCTTGAGGAATTTATGAATTCAGGACACTTTTATCTCTATGATGTAGAGAACGGTCAACCGATAGTATCTTCTGAAATTGAATTAGTTCCTTATAATTGGAATGATGGTGATAGTGAAAGAGAAAATCTAAGAAAAGCAAATAAAGAAGCCGATGATTACACCCAAGCTTTCAACGCTAATGACCAGGAAGCAAGAGATATGTTAGAGAATGACTTATATTATTTATCAGATTGGGGGATGACCTTTGCAGATTCTTGGGACAGTGCAGTTGAAGTTTTGGGAGAAAGTGTTAGTGAGGTAGCCTTAGGAATAAGTAAAGAGATTGGAAAGGATGGAGCTAAGGATGTAGTAGTAGGAATAGATGATACTGGAACTAGTAATTTAGTAGATAAAGGGGTCTATGCTAAAGAAGAGATTGAGAAAAAACAAGCTAATAATATAGCTGAAGCAATGAAACTTATGGCAGGAATAGTTTATAATGAAGCAGGAGAAGAATGGAAGTCTGGAACATACAGTGAATTAATAGAAAAAGTAAAGTTTGGTGAAAACATCTCCAAAGATCTTATTAAAAAGATTGCAGGTAATTTTGCTGCTGTTTATGGACCAGCGATATTAGAAGTAAGAAAACAACTGCGAAGTGGAATGATTACTGAAAGGGATTTCCTAAGAACACTAAATCGTGAAATACAACTAAATCGTATTGCAGCTAGAACCATGGGAATGATTATGTGTTTAGGAACTTCATTTATCAAAACCTGTATATTGCAGTTAGTTTTATTAGGTGGTACATTATGTTTGTCAGCTCAACCTCTTTCTATGGGTGTTAGAGAAGCAGTTAAGGGTAAGATGGAAGATGGTGAAGTCAATTCTAAACAAGTTGTTAAAGAGATTAAAAATGCTTTAGAAAAACAATTTAATCTAAAGAAATTAT
This genomic window contains:
- a CDS encoding sensor histidine kinase; this translates as MDKLNKSSMYQMIVIILMQTMLLLFMATWKEIDLFGISYDKLLNIVIFVVVGLSLLSLIVVKEIYKVIEYETEFKIQQIKLEENKRLIQTLRSQKHDFLNHLQTIYGMVQLNKQDKVKEYIKSLNNDLSEIKFTSDGLSNSILDSILIPKKLEAIKQGVSFTYKVERGVEDVDFPLDKLFRIVSNLVDNAIDAMEGFNGKKEIRLIGKNNGDNYHLSVYNIGPIIEEELQHQIFEPGFSTKGDGRGFGLHIIKSLIEEREGKLELKSEAGFGTEFTCILKKK
- a CDS encoding cyclic lactone autoinducer peptide; translation: MKVKEIVAKLLKRSAEQNVAAACTMGSYQPELPEALKEDK
- the dnaB gene encoding replicative DNA helicase, with the translated sequence MEEMDRVPPNSIDAEKSTLGSMLLDRDAIAKVIEILKPKDFYREAHTIIFNAINRLFDKGEPVDLVTVSEELKETGHLEAVGGASYITSLVNSVPTAANVEHYAKIVEEKAILRRLIKTADQIAQLGYKGDQEIDNILDQSEQLVFNLSQRRTVQTFDGIKDILMDTFDNLEKLYNNKGDVTGIATGFRDLDKMTSGLQPSDLVILAARPSMGKTALALNIAQHAAVKEKKSVAIFSLEMSKSQLVQRMLCSEAQVDSHRLRTGFLNENDWRRISQGAGRLGESKIFIDDTPGITVMEMRAKARRIQAEHGLDLILIDYLQLMTGGSSSESRQQEVSDISRSLKGLARELNVPVVSLSQLSRAVEQRNDKRPQLSDLRSSGSIEQDADVVAFIYRDDYYNPDSERAGITEIIIGKQRNGPVGTVELAFQKEYTKFVDLSKREEK
- a CDS encoding accessory gene regulator ArgB-like protein produces the protein MDKLGLLSNKVVAYYYRDYSDDEREIMGYGLRMILVTIIDLLAVVVLGGIVGVPGLAVTTVISIGIIRRFSGGFHASTVLRCALLGAVVSVGSGLLADYLAVSIDREIIFILLWMVLLVGAILIYCYTPAGVKEKPLTSLPKRVRLKIYSFVVFFIVLVIDFSLYLTLEVDSYVLSSLFGVIWQMFTITPLAYKLFNKEYIRVDSIRRGVSR